In Nicotiana tabacum cultivar K326 chromosome 17, ASM71507v2, whole genome shotgun sequence, one DNA window encodes the following:
- the LOC107764616 gene encoding uncharacterized protein LOC107764616 encodes MRIRKHAKISPLLYSSSFLKQQVPVPVPVPVHVCQLNQSPWDVITFPLEQDEENDNPEINQSLLRPPPPSSSYQLDGYDSYAVNGTSYDSEQSITSMKLDDDERETKKEMDCSKWDNFDNNNIVADDFVKFEKEFEKEKENEEMEEQLGLEKDGDNNITTLCCKNDGKGWQCSREAKEGHILCEHHIAQVKKQYSDSAHSTSKLTTAAAESRGRPHRPKKSSSSEFYYYSGFGPLWGKKRSHAKTDPATSDSHGAKSSSSSSQMDTEEFDEDEENGKIKRARKPIKARSLKSRSLKSLM; translated from the exons ATGAGAATAAGAAAGCATGCCAAAATTTCCccgctcctctattcttcttcaTTTCTCAAACAACAAGTTCCCGTTCCCGTTCCCGTTCCCGTTCACGTTTGCCAGCTGAATCAGTCTCCTTGGGATGTCATCACATTCCCCTTAGAACAAGACGAAGAAAACGATAACCCAGAAATAAACCAGTCTCTACTTCGCCCACCACCGCCGTCTTCTTCTTATCAG CTGGATGGATATGATAGCTACGCTGTAAATGGGACCTCTTATGATTCAGAGCAGAG CATCACGTCGATGAAGCTGGACGACGACGAAAGGGAAACGAAGAAAGAGATGGATTGTTCTAAATGGGATAACTTTGACAATAATAATATTGTTGCTGATGATTTCGTTAAGTTTGAGAAGGAAtttgagaaagagaaagagaacgAGGAGATGGAGGAGCAGCTAGGGTTGGAGAAAGATGGAGATAATAATATAACGACATTGTGTTGCAAGAATGATGGGAAGGGATGGCAATGCAGTAGAGAGGCAAAAGAAGGGCACATTTTATGCGAACACCATATTGCTCAGGTGAAGAAGCAATACAGCGACTCAGCTCATTCTACTTCTAAGCTGACTACGGCGGCGGCGGAGTCCCGCGGCCGCCCCCATCGTCCTAAGAAATCATCATCTTCCGAATTCTACTATTATTCGGGTTTTGGTCCTTTGTGGGGCAAGAAAAGAAGTCATGCGAAGACTGATCCTGCAACTAGTGACAGTCACGGGGCAaagtcgtcttcttcttcttcccaaatgGATACTGAAGAATTTGACGAAGATGAAGAAAACGGTAAGATCAAAAGAGCCCGTAAGCCCATAAAAGCTAGATCACTCAAATCTAGATCACTTAAATCTCTTATGTGA
- the LOC107779953 gene encoding uncharacterized protein At4g18257-like: MGEEGENNKEKKRVVVESLGWLTESTIMPKKHRPIEGVGASSILELKAQLYKSQEESKRLSKETVHPSAADPNYSHLEIHRAKKKITAKDAFSSKNHGVDAREAKDKLEMKAIKDGSVSYAALERKAKLYDKLVKGELSDGEDEEKYCVDFFRKGQEQDSELSQRHDTSSTELRDEDGDDDTSLLSDTKAAGLGRQAGTFDRSEHKRFVMEVHKEASQAREKASELKLRRQEQVAARREKLKQAYLRKQLEKLKASKAEQT, encoded by the exons ATGGGGGAAGAAGGAGAGAATAATAAGGAGAAGAAGAGGGTGGTTGTGGAGTCGTTAGGATGGCTAACGGAATCCACAATCATGCCCAAAAAGCACCGACCAATCGAGGGGGTGGGTGCTTCTTCCATCCTTGAGCTTAAAGCCCAGTTATACAAATCTCAAGAAGAGTCCAAACGCCTTTCCAAAGAGACCGTCCACCCTTCTGCTGCTGACCCAAATTATTCGCATTTGGAGATCCACCGCGCCAAGAAGAAAATCACCGCTAAGGACGCCTTTTCCTCTAAGAATCATGGGGTTGATGCCCGAGAGGCCAA GGACAAGCTTGAGATGAAAGCGATCAAAGATGGATCAGTAAGCTATGCTGCCTTAGAACGAAAGGCTAAGTTGTATGATAAGCTGGTGAAGGGTGAGCTTTCTGACGGGGAGGACGAAGAGAAGTACTGTGTTGATTTCTTTCGGAAGGGCCAGGAGCAGGACTCTGAGCTGTCTCAACGGCACGATACTTCTAGCACAGAACTAAgagatgaagatggagatgatgaTACCTCCCTACTGTCAGACACAAAAGCTGCAGGACTTGGCCGCCAAGCTGGCACATTCGACAGAAGTGAACATAAGCGTTTTGTAAT GGAAGTTCATAAAGAAGCAAGTCAAGCAAGGGAAAAAGCATCAGAACTCAAGCTCCGTAGGCAAGAACAAGTTGCAGCACGTCGAGAAAAACTAAAGCAGGCTTATCTCCGCAAGCAGCTTGAGAAGTTGAAGGCTTCCAAGGCAGAGCAGACATAG